One genomic region from Amycolatopsis sp. FBCC-B4732 encodes:
- a CDS encoding SRPBCC family protein, whose amino-acid sequence MTASAGASYRFRSTWLLPGSEPERVFGVVTDLAGYPRWWSDVRAVRRVDDDTAELVCRSRLPFRLVVRMHRDHQDERTGLMRVRLSGDLDGVLAGAVRAAGAGTLLEITQDVQARKELLRRLDVVARPLFRANHALMMRRGHRGLSSYLA is encoded by the coding sequence GTGACGGCTTCGGCGGGCGCGAGCTACCGGTTCCGCAGCACGTGGCTGCTGCCGGGAAGCGAGCCCGAGCGGGTGTTCGGCGTGGTCACCGACCTCGCCGGCTACCCGCGGTGGTGGTCGGACGTCCGCGCGGTGCGCCGCGTGGACGACGACACCGCCGAACTGGTCTGCCGGTCCCGGCTGCCGTTCCGGCTCGTCGTCCGGATGCACCGCGACCACCAGGACGAGCGCACGGGCCTGATGCGGGTCAGGCTCAGCGGCGACCTCGACGGGGTACTGGCCGGTGCGGTCCGCGCGGCGGGCGCGGGCACACTGCTGGAGATCACCCAGGACGTCCAGGCCCGCAAGGAGTTGCTGCGGCGCCTCGACGTGGTGGCCCGGCCGCTGTTCCGCGCGAACCACGCGCTGATGATGCGGCGGGGCCACCGCGGCCTTTCGTCCTACTTGGCCTGA
- a CDS encoding restriction endonuclease produces MRGDSPRLAGWLAELSAYADSPAGAVLKRTWSFPDDATRDEFVASVEERPDAEFDLVLRHLLMPACATPDDHSRLAAARATGATNGDPHFRRIEAFYANRTDQPPWAGIRWVLDLLPDHPHSALQATEAYFVAHARSMPAAVAHATDDAEALIRARYLGLPASAEARRELLFTLGPAGFERLAGSVCSGEAVECHHQRVGVDVVRSVLGTTSGGCVVVTASTFTRAAEELAAKSGRVELVDGSRLVRTLDEHLGADWPLRLEHLTREPVGAAG; encoded by the coding sequence ATGAGAGGTGACTCACCGAGGCTGGCGGGCTGGCTGGCCGAGTTGTCGGCGTACGCGGACAGCCCGGCCGGCGCGGTGCTGAAGCGGACCTGGAGCTTCCCGGACGACGCGACGAGGGACGAGTTCGTCGCGTCGGTCGAGGAGCGTCCGGACGCCGAGTTCGACCTGGTGCTCCGGCACCTGCTGATGCCTGCGTGCGCGACGCCGGACGACCACTCGAGGCTGGCAGCGGCGCGGGCTACGGGCGCCACGAACGGCGATCCCCACTTCAGGCGGATCGAGGCTTTCTACGCGAACCGCACGGACCAGCCGCCGTGGGCCGGGATCCGGTGGGTGCTGGATCTCCTGCCGGACCACCCGCACTCGGCGTTGCAGGCGACGGAGGCGTACTTCGTGGCCCACGCCCGCTCGATGCCGGCCGCGGTGGCGCACGCGACTGACGATGCCGAAGCGCTGATCCGGGCTCGGTACCTCGGTTTGCCGGCTTCGGCGGAGGCGCGGCGGGAGCTGCTTTTCACGCTGGGTCCAGCGGGGTTCGAGCGGCTGGCCGGGTCGGTGTGTTCCGGCGAGGCGGTCGAGTGCCACCACCAGCGGGTCGGCGTCGACGTCGTGCGGTCGGTGCTCGGGACGACTTCGGGCGGGTGCGTCGTCGTCACGGCGAGCACCTTCACGCGGGCGGCCGAGGAGCTGGCGGCGAAGAGCGGGCGGGTGGAGCTCGTCGACGGGTCGAGGCTCGTGCGCACGCTGGACGAGCACCTCGGGGCGGACTGGCCGCTGCGGCTGGAGCACCTGACGCGGGAGCCGGTGGGGGCAGCCGGATAG
- a CDS encoding anti-sigma factor, with the protein MNSVDESHTQLGAYALGALDPGEAADFERRHLQTCAQCRFDLNELVALRESLDEVPPEAFLDGPPEGGDLLLQKTLRRVRDEEEAAPARSGRSSSRRGLALVAAAVLVVAALGGGVLVGRQTSSTPDLAIPMPQTDVPGTKSVEGRDPTTGVQLAASVSPFQGWVRVNVAVKGVQAGEKCLLQVTTKGGQSVTAGSWQVSEKWESQGFSLDGSALVAPDDVKSVDIVTVDGRKLVSAQV; encoded by the coding sequence ATGAACTCGGTCGACGAGAGTCACACGCAGCTCGGCGCGTACGCCCTCGGCGCGCTCGATCCCGGGGAGGCGGCCGACTTCGAGCGGCGGCACCTGCAGACCTGCGCACAGTGCCGGTTCGACCTGAACGAGCTCGTGGCTCTGCGCGAGTCACTCGACGAGGTACCGCCCGAGGCGTTCCTCGACGGGCCGCCCGAAGGCGGGGACCTGCTGCTGCAGAAGACCCTGCGCCGGGTGCGCGACGAGGAAGAGGCGGCGCCGGCGCGCTCGGGCCGCTCGTCGTCCCGGCGGGGCCTGGCCCTGGTGGCGGCGGCGGTGCTGGTGGTGGCCGCGCTCGGCGGCGGCGTCCTGGTCGGACGGCAGACGAGTTCCACGCCCGACCTCGCGATCCCCATGCCGCAGACGGACGTCCCCGGCACGAAGAGCGTCGAAGGCCGGGATCCGACGACCGGCGTGCAGCTGGCCGCTTCGGTGAGCCCGTTCCAGGGCTGGGTCCGGGTGAACGTCGCCGTGAAGGGCGTCCAGGCCGGGGAGAAGTGCCTGCTGCAGGTCACCACGAAGGGCGGCCAGTCGGTGACCGCCGGCAGCTGGCAGGTGTCGGAGAAGTGGGAGAGCCAGGGCTTCTCGCTCGACGGGTCCGCGCTGGTCGCGCCCGACGACGTCAAGTCGGTCGACATCGTCACGGTGGACGGCCGGAAGCTGGTCTCGGCCCAGGTGTGA
- a CDS encoding sigma-70 family RNA polymerase sigma factor has translation MAIGGRRPKKAKGEDLIRQLYTEHGRSLLAYATRLTGDRAAAEDVVQETLVRAWKHADDLQNDGKGSVRGWLLTVARNLVTDRARARAARPQEVAEPAEGVPTPAVERDHAQGVVDSMTVLGAMDGLSNEHREVLVEIYYRGRTVAEAARTLGVAPGTVKSRSYYALRALRAAMISSGTEVAR, from the coding sequence GTGGCCATAGGAGGCAGGCGGCCTAAGAAGGCCAAAGGCGAAGACCTGATTCGGCAGCTGTACACCGAACACGGGCGAAGCCTGCTGGCCTACGCGACGAGGCTGACCGGGGATCGTGCGGCGGCCGAGGACGTGGTCCAGGAGACGCTGGTCCGAGCGTGGAAACACGCGGACGACTTGCAGAACGACGGGAAGGGCTCGGTGCGCGGCTGGTTGCTGACCGTCGCGCGCAACCTGGTCACCGACCGGGCACGGGCCCGGGCGGCCCGGCCCCAAGAGGTGGCCGAACCGGCCGAAGGCGTGCCGACCCCGGCTGTCGAGCGCGATCACGCCCAGGGCGTGGTCGACTCGATGACCGTGCTCGGCGCGATGGACGGGCTGTCCAACGAGCACCGAGAGGTCCTGGTGGAGATCTACTACCGGGGACGGACGGTGGCCGAAGCGGCGAGAACACTGGGCGTCGCACCGGGTACCGTGAAGTCAAGGTCCTACTACGCACTGAGAGCACTGAGAGCAGCGATGATTTCGAGCGGAACGGAGGTGGCGCGATGA
- a CDS encoding MBL fold metallo-hydrolase has product MNIVDTYTGHVEPGGDATRRTLDELTITKLSVGPMDNNTYLLVCRADNEALLIDAANDPERISDLIGHGPDRPALKTVVTTHQHQDHWQALGAVAGANGANTAAHPLDAAPLPVPPDFLVEHGDTLSVGQVTLSVIHLRGHTPGSIALLYRDPAGHPHLFTGDSLFPGGIGRTTSPEDFQSLLGDVSSRIFDELPDETWFYPGHGDDSTLGAERAKLAEWRERGW; this is encoded by the coding sequence GTGAACATCGTGGACACCTACACCGGGCACGTCGAGCCGGGCGGCGACGCCACCCGGCGCACGCTGGACGAGCTGACCATCACCAAGCTGTCCGTCGGCCCGATGGACAACAACACGTACCTGCTGGTGTGCCGGGCGGACAACGAAGCCCTGCTCATCGACGCGGCGAACGACCCGGAGCGCATCTCCGACCTGATCGGCCACGGCCCCGACCGGCCGGCGCTGAAGACGGTCGTGACGACCCACCAGCACCAGGACCACTGGCAGGCACTGGGCGCGGTGGCCGGCGCGAACGGCGCCAACACGGCGGCCCACCCGCTGGACGCCGCGCCGTTGCCGGTGCCACCGGACTTCCTGGTCGAGCACGGCGACACCCTCTCGGTGGGCCAGGTCACCCTTTCGGTGATCCACCTCCGGGGGCACACACCGGGTTCGATCGCCCTGCTGTATCGCGACCCGGCCGGCCACCCGCACCTGTTCACGGGAGACTCGCTCTTCCCGGGCGGCATCGGGCGGACGACGTCCCCGGAGGACTTCCAGTCGCTGCTCGGAGACGTGTCGTCCCGGATCTTCGACGAGCTCCCGGACGAGACGTGGTTCTACCCGGGCCACGGCGACGACTCGACGCTGGGCGCGGAGCGGGCCAAGCTGGCGGAATGGCGCGAGCGCGGCTGGTGA
- the uvrA gene encoding excinuclease ABC subunit UvrA has protein sequence MADRLVVRGAREHNLRGVDLDLPRDSLIVFTGLSGSGKSSLAFDTIFAEGQRRYVESLSAYARQFLGQMDKPDVDFIEGLSPAVSIDQKSTSRNPRSTVGTITEVYDYLRLLYARAGKAHCPKCGEAISKQTPQQIVDQVLEMDEGVRFQVLAPVVRGRKGEYVDLFENLQQQGYARVVVDGTVHALTDPPKLKKQEKHQIGVVIDRLSVKSSSRQRLTDSVETALRLADGLIELEFVDLPENDPHRIRGFSENLACPNGHPLAIEDLEPRSFSFNSPYGACPECTGIGIRKEVDPELVVPDDELSLAEGAIAPWSGGQSADYFIRLLESLSETIGFRMDMPWRRLPARAQKAVLHGVDEQVHVRYKNRYGRQRSYYAAFEGVIPFLERRQEQTESEYMRERYEGYMREVPCPACQGTRLKPEILAVTLAHKTRGDMSIAEVCALSIAEASQFLDELELGQRESMIAGAVLKEIQARLRFLLDVGLTYLSLDRASATLSGGEAQRIRLATQIGSGLVGVLYVLDEPSIGLHQRDNHRLIETLTRLRNLGNTLIVVEHDEDTIRSSDWVVDIGPGAGEHGGHIVHSGPYKKLLKSKESLTGQYLSGRRKIDIPAIRRPIDKKRQLTVVGAREHNLRGLDVSFPLGCLVSVTGVSGSGKSTLVNDILATVLANKLNGARQVPGRHTRVNGLGHVDKLVRVDQSPIGRTPRSNPATYTGVWDHVRKLFAATTEAKVRGYQQGRFSFNVKGGRCEACAGDGTIKIEMNFLPDVYVPCEVCKGARYNRETLEVHYKGKTVSDVLDMPIEEAAEFFEPIKAIHRHLQTLVDVGLGYVRLGQPAPTLSGGEAQRVKLASELQKRSTGKTVYILDEPTTGLHFEDINKLIGVINGLVDKGNSVIVIEHNLDVIKTSDWIIDMGPEGGSGGGTVIAEGTPEHVAGVEASYTGEFLRTVLTAE, from the coding sequence GTGGCTGATCGCCTCGTTGTTCGCGGTGCCCGCGAGCACAACCTCCGCGGCGTGGATCTCGACCTGCCCCGCGACAGCCTGATCGTGTTCACCGGCCTGTCCGGGTCGGGGAAGTCGAGCCTCGCCTTCGACACCATCTTCGCCGAGGGGCAGCGCCGCTACGTCGAGTCGCTCTCGGCGTACGCCCGGCAGTTCCTCGGGCAGATGGACAAGCCGGACGTCGACTTCATCGAGGGCCTCTCGCCCGCGGTGTCGATCGACCAGAAGTCCACGTCGCGCAACCCGCGTTCGACCGTCGGCACGATCACCGAGGTCTACGACTACCTGCGCCTGCTCTACGCCCGCGCCGGCAAGGCGCACTGCCCGAAGTGCGGCGAGGCGATCAGCAAGCAGACCCCGCAGCAGATCGTCGACCAGGTGCTGGAGATGGACGAAGGCGTCCGCTTCCAGGTGCTCGCGCCGGTGGTGCGCGGGCGCAAGGGCGAGTACGTCGACCTGTTCGAGAACCTGCAGCAGCAGGGCTACGCGCGCGTGGTCGTCGACGGCACGGTCCACGCCCTCACCGACCCGCCGAAGCTGAAGAAGCAGGAAAAGCACCAGATCGGCGTGGTCATCGACCGCCTGAGCGTGAAGTCGTCTTCGCGCCAGCGGCTCACCGACTCGGTCGAGACGGCGCTGCGCCTGGCCGACGGGCTGATCGAGCTCGAGTTCGTCGACCTGCCGGAGAACGACCCGCACCGCATCCGCGGCTTCTCCGAGAACCTCGCCTGCCCCAACGGCCACCCGCTGGCCATCGAAGACCTCGAGCCCCGCTCGTTCTCCTTCAACTCGCCCTACGGCGCCTGCCCCGAGTGCACCGGCATCGGCATCCGCAAGGAGGTCGACCCGGAGCTGGTGGTCCCGGACGACGAGCTGTCGCTGGCCGAGGGCGCGATCGCGCCGTGGTCGGGCGGGCAGAGCGCGGACTACTTCATCCGCCTGCTCGAGTCGCTGTCGGAGACCATCGGTTTCCGGATGGACATGCCGTGGCGACGGCTGCCCGCGCGGGCCCAGAAGGCGGTGCTGCACGGCGTCGACGAGCAGGTCCACGTCCGCTACAAGAACCGCTACGGCCGCCAGCGCTCGTACTACGCGGCCTTCGAGGGCGTCATCCCGTTCCTCGAGCGGCGCCAGGAGCAGACCGAGTCCGAGTACATGCGCGAGCGGTACGAGGGCTACATGCGCGAGGTGCCGTGCCCCGCGTGCCAGGGCACCCGGCTCAAGCCGGAGATCCTCGCGGTGACGCTGGCGCACAAGACCCGCGGCGACATGTCGATCGCCGAGGTCTGCGCGCTGTCCATCGCCGAGGCGTCGCAGTTCCTCGACGAGCTGGAGCTCGGGCAGCGCGAGTCGATGATCGCCGGCGCGGTGCTCAAGGAGATCCAGGCGCGGCTGCGCTTCCTGCTCGACGTCGGCCTGACGTACCTCTCGCTCGACCGCGCGTCGGCCACCCTTTCGGGTGGAGAAGCGCAGCGGATCCGGCTCGCGACGCAGATCGGTTCGGGCCTCGTCGGCGTGCTCTACGTGCTGGACGAGCCGTCGATCGGCCTGCACCAGCGCGACAACCACCGCCTGATCGAGACGCTGACCCGGCTGCGGAACCTGGGCAACACGCTGATCGTCGTGGAGCACGACGAAGACACGATCCGCTCGAGCGACTGGGTGGTCGACATCGGCCCGGGCGCGGGCGAGCACGGCGGCCACATCGTCCACAGTGGACCGTACAAGAAGCTGCTGAAGAGCAAGGAATCGCTGACCGGGCAGTACCTGTCCGGCCGCCGGAAGATCGACATCCCGGCGATCCGGCGCCCGATCGACAAGAAGCGGCAGCTGACCGTCGTCGGCGCGCGCGAGCACAACCTGCGCGGGCTGGACGTCTCGTTCCCGCTCGGCTGCCTGGTCTCGGTCACCGGCGTGTCCGGCTCGGGCAAGTCGACGCTGGTCAACGACATCCTCGCGACGGTGCTGGCGAACAAGCTCAACGGCGCCCGCCAGGTGCCGGGCCGGCACACCCGCGTGAACGGCCTCGGCCACGTCGACAAGCTGGTGCGCGTCGACCAGTCGCCGATCGGGCGGACCCCGCGGTCCAACCCGGCCACCTACACCGGCGTCTGGGACCACGTCCGCAAGCTCTTCGCCGCGACCACCGAGGCGAAGGTCCGCGGCTACCAGCAGGGCCGGTTCTCCTTCAACGTCAAGGGCGGGCGCTGCGAGGCGTGCGCGGGCGACGGCACGATCAAGATCGAGATGAACTTCCTCCCGGACGTCTACGTCCCCTGCGAGGTCTGCAAGGGCGCGCGGTACAACCGGGAAACCCTCGAGGTGCACTACAAGGGCAAGACCGTCTCCGACGTGCTCGACATGCCCATCGAGGAGGCCGCGGAGTTCTTCGAGCCGATCAAGGCCATCCACCGCCACCTGCAGACCCTGGTGGACGTCGGACTCGGCTACGTCCGGCTCGGCCAGCCCGCGCCGACGCTGTCGGGCGGTGAGGCGCAGCGCGTCAAGCTGGCCAGCGAACTGCAGAAGCGCTCGACCGGCAAGACGGTGTACATCCTCGACGAGCCGACCACCGGCCTGCACTTCGAGGACATCAACAAGCTGATCGGCGTGATCAACGGGCTGGTGGACAAGGGCAACTCGGTCATCGTGATCGAGCACAACCTCGACGTGATCAAGACGTCCGACTGGATCATCGACATGGGTCCCGAGGGCGGCTCGGGCGGTGGCACGGTGATCGCCGAGGGCACGCCGGAGCACGTCGCCGGGGTCGAGGCCAGCTACACGGGCGAGTTCCTGCGGACCGTCCTCACGGCGGAGTAG
- a CDS encoding acyltransferase, with protein MPTSPTPRRISWDLLRVVAVLAVILGHVTHQGALLHPELTGYPFRVTAQFGAAILLVISAFFVCASLRKGNPRRWLWNRVARLVPAYLVAVLVTYVVTRWAAISFSGLPYPPGVTGFLFGVPQGPPSNPSPWYIPTGLDLVTNLGMVQEWGIRSGAFYYLDGSYWTLPVQLMAFTGAALLWPRSWRTHRLTVALLWTLILVPLALRFAVFPPGTASPVVETFFYGLGLHRLHVFAIGVAIWLWSRRRLKNWHAALFVFAAVAAQDLQVFPFHVALPQDALRWPSTIGFAVLLLLVCVAARGPDWRFPGLARIAPAVTWLAGISYGLYLVHQELGYILARALLDLGLPGWLRLPAVVGAAVLAGWAVTAGVERPAHRWLTARRKPAKPQVEDAEPVSVGGGS; from the coding sequence GTGCCCACCTCCCCGACGCCGCGCCGGATCAGCTGGGACCTCCTCCGCGTCGTCGCCGTTCTCGCGGTCATCCTCGGGCACGTCACCCACCAGGGCGCCCTGCTGCACCCCGAACTCACGGGGTACCCCTTCCGGGTGACAGCGCAGTTCGGCGCCGCGATCCTCCTGGTGATCTCCGCCTTCTTCGTTTGCGCCAGCCTCCGCAAGGGCAATCCGCGCCGGTGGCTGTGGAATCGCGTCGCGCGCCTCGTACCCGCGTACCTGGTCGCCGTCCTCGTGACCTACGTCGTGACGCGGTGGGCGGCCATCTCCTTCAGCGGCCTGCCCTACCCGCCCGGCGTCACCGGCTTCCTGTTCGGCGTGCCGCAGGGCCCGCCGTCGAACCCGTCGCCCTGGTACATCCCCACCGGGCTGGACCTGGTCACCAACCTCGGCATGGTGCAGGAGTGGGGCATCCGCTCGGGTGCGTTCTACTACCTCGACGGCTCCTACTGGACGCTGCCGGTCCAGCTCATGGCCTTCACCGGCGCGGCCCTGCTGTGGCCGCGGTCGTGGCGCACCCACCGGCTGACCGTCGCCCTGCTCTGGACGCTGATCCTGGTGCCGCTCGCGCTGCGCTTCGCGGTCTTCCCGCCGGGGACGGCGAGCCCGGTCGTCGAGACCTTCTTCTACGGCCTCGGCCTGCACCGGCTGCACGTCTTCGCCATCGGCGTCGCGATCTGGCTGTGGTCGCGGCGCCGGCTGAAGAACTGGCACGCCGCGCTGTTCGTCTTCGCCGCCGTCGCCGCGCAGGACCTGCAGGTCTTCCCGTTCCACGTCGCGCTGCCGCAGGACGCCCTGCGCTGGCCGTCCACGATCGGGTTCGCCGTGCTCCTGCTGCTGGTCTGCGTGGCCGCCCGCGGCCCGGACTGGCGGTTCCCCGGGCTGGCCCGGATCGCCCCGGCCGTCACCTGGCTCGCGGGCATCTCGTATGGTCTTTACCTGGTGCACCAGGAACTGGGCTACATCCTGGCCCGCGCCCTGCTCGACCTCGGGCTCCCCGGCTGGCTGCGGCTCCCCGCGGTTGTCGGCGCCGCCGTGCTGGCCGGCTGGGCGGTCACCGCAGGGGTCGAACGCCCGGCCCACCGGTGGCTCACCGCCCGCCGGAAGCCCGCAAAACCGCAGGTGGAAGACGCGGAGCCAGTTTCTGTCGGTGGTGGCTCGTAG
- a CDS encoding MFS transporter: protein MAENHPTRSRGLALAVLCAASLMVVLDSSIVAVALPAIQADLGFTPAGLAWVVTAYLVAFGGLLLISGRLGDLLGRRRVFLGGLALFTAASLVAGLSADAGVLVVSRFVQGIGGALASAVVLGMIVTMYPEPRARAKAIGVYSFTQAAGASIGLIAGGALTQALNWHWTFYVNLPIGVAALLLAVRVVAPDRGTGLRAGLDLLGAVLVTGAVMLGVYAVSSAAWGALAAAAGLLAAFVVRQAKARTPLLPLRLFRIRAVTGANLVMVLMVAGMLGFQFVTALYLQQVLGLDALRTGVAFLPVPLVIAVASLGFADKLSARFGPRTVLLSGLGLVIAGLLLLTQVGGNYFTGVLPPLLVMGLGAGAAIPALMGLAMSDVPAPDAGVASGLITTTQQVGAAIGTAVLASVAASRTASLGGADHREALAAGFRLAYGVSAGFLVAAVALGALVLARRTVPAPPASTAEPAVCTAGHA from the coding sequence ATGGCCGAGAACCACCCCACCCGCTCGCGCGGCCTCGCCTTGGCGGTGCTGTGCGCCGCCTCGCTGATGGTCGTGCTCGACAGCAGCATCGTCGCGGTGGCGCTGCCCGCCATCCAGGCCGACCTGGGGTTCACGCCCGCCGGGCTGGCCTGGGTGGTCACCGCCTACCTGGTCGCCTTCGGCGGTCTGCTCCTGATCTCCGGGCGGCTCGGCGACCTGCTCGGCCGCCGCCGCGTCTTCCTCGGCGGGCTGGCGCTGTTCACCGCCGCGTCCCTGGTGGCCGGGCTCTCGGCGGACGCGGGCGTGCTCGTCGTCTCGCGGTTCGTCCAGGGCATCGGCGGGGCGCTCGCGTCGGCCGTGGTGCTCGGGATGATCGTGACGATGTACCCGGAGCCGCGGGCCCGGGCGAAGGCGATCGGCGTCTACAGCTTCACGCAGGCGGCGGGCGCGTCGATCGGGCTGATCGCGGGCGGCGCGCTGACGCAGGCGCTGAACTGGCACTGGACGTTCTACGTCAACCTGCCGATCGGCGTCGCCGCGCTGCTGCTGGCCGTCCGCGTGGTTGCCCCGGATCGCGGCACCGGCCTCCGGGCGGGCTTGGACCTGCTCGGCGCGGTCCTGGTCACCGGCGCCGTGATGCTCGGCGTGTACGCGGTTTCGTCGGCGGCGTGGGGCGCGCTGGCCGCGGCGGCCGGCCTGCTGGCCGCGTTCGTGGTGCGGCAGGCGAAGGCGCGCACGCCGCTGCTGCCGCTGCGGCTGTTCCGGATCCGCGCGGTGACCGGCGCGAACCTGGTGATGGTGCTGATGGTCGCCGGCATGCTCGGCTTCCAGTTCGTGACGGCGCTGTACCTGCAACAGGTGCTGGGCCTCGACGCGCTGCGCACCGGCGTCGCGTTCCTGCCGGTGCCGCTGGTGATCGCGGTGGCGTCGCTGGGCTTCGCGGACAAGCTGTCGGCGCGGTTCGGGCCGCGGACGGTGCTGCTGTCCGGCCTGGGCCTGGTGATCGCGGGCCTGCTGCTGCTGACGCAGGTCGGCGGGAACTACTTCACCGGCGTGCTGCCGCCGCTGCTCGTGATGGGTCTCGGCGCGGGCGCGGCGATCCCGGCGCTGATGGGACTGGCGATGTCGGACGTCCCGGCGCCGGACGCGGGAGTGGCGTCCGGCCTGATCACCACGACCCAGCAGGTGGGCGCGGCGATCGGCACGGCGGTGCTGGCTTCGGTGGCGGCGTCCCGGACGGCTTCCCTCGGCGGCGCCGACCACCGCGAGGCCTTGGCGGCCGGGTTCCGGCTGGCGTACGGGGTGAGCGCGGGCTTCCTGGTGGCCGCGGTGGCACTGGGAGCGCTGGTACTGGCCCGCCGCACGGTTCCCGCTCCGCCGGCTTCCACCGCGGAGCCCGCGGTCTGCACCGCCGGTCACGCCTGA
- a CDS encoding helix-turn-helix domain-containing protein, producing the protein MSQGNIGVPVEVTEIDPEKLDVCTVLEVINRISGKWAIGILLEAIRGPVRFTELERAVNGISRRMLTLTLRNLERDGLLKRTIYPTVPPRVEYEATPMAKELYQSLNGLLGWAERHRDDIAEARVAYDAA; encoded by the coding sequence ATGTCCCAGGGGAACATCGGTGTACCTGTCGAGGTCACGGAGATCGACCCGGAAAAACTCGATGTCTGCACCGTGCTGGAGGTCATCAACCGGATCAGCGGGAAGTGGGCGATCGGCATCCTGCTCGAGGCGATCCGCGGACCGGTGCGGTTCACCGAGCTGGAACGCGCGGTCAACGGGATCAGCCGCCGGATGCTGACCCTGACGCTGCGCAACCTCGAGCGCGACGGCCTGCTGAAGCGCACGATCTACCCGACGGTCCCGCCGCGCGTGGAGTACGAAGCCACGCCGATGGCGAAGGAGCTGTACCAGTCGCTCAACGGCCTGCTCGGCTGGGCGGAGCGGCACCGCGACGACATCGCCGAAGCGCGCGTCGCCTACGACGCGGCCTGA
- a CDS encoding fibronectin type III domain-containing protein — protein MRVKPLLLVALLLAGCSPAPAFTASLTSPTDVVLSWPDDGAGHRVEYANDPAGPWTTLRFLPAHTTSYHHPDLIPETPFYYRVQPFTGPVSTDLKAVTSGDTVTFTWADRTPDEAGFLLEVRRPGAPDFDPVEVTGPDETTCALSLLPGEERSAYRLRTLHYGPLSPVVHRTTGKER, from the coding sequence GTGCGCGTGAAACCCCTCCTGCTGGTCGCCTTGCTGCTGGCGGGCTGCTCGCCGGCTCCCGCTTTCACGGCATCGCTGACTTCGCCCACCGACGTGGTGCTCAGCTGGCCGGACGACGGCGCCGGGCACCGCGTCGAGTACGCGAACGACCCGGCGGGCCCGTGGACGACGCTGCGGTTCCTGCCCGCGCACACGACGAGCTACCACCACCCGGACCTGATCCCGGAGACGCCGTTCTACTACCGGGTGCAGCCGTTCACCGGCCCGGTCTCGACGGACCTGAAGGCGGTGACGTCGGGCGACACGGTGACGTTCACCTGGGCCGACCGCACGCCGGACGAAGCCGGCTTCCTGCTGGAGGTGCGGCGGCCGGGCGCGCCGGACTTCGACCCGGTCGAGGTGACCGGCCCGGACGAGACGACGTGCGCGCTTTCGCTGCTGCCCGGCGAGGAGCGGTCGGCCTACCGGCTCCGGACGCTGCACTACGGCCCGCTCTCCCCGGTGGTCCACCGGACCACCGGGAAGGAGCGGTGA